A single genomic interval of Chitinophaga sp. 180180018-3 harbors:
- a CDS encoding RNA polymerase sigma-70 factor, which translates to MLEVTDEILCRQIMERDEDAFRQLYEKYRDPIYGYTLKLCGLPEIASDAVQEVFMKVWAKKDTLDPSLSIKAYLYSCTRNYVFDYLRRAVHDRNFREYFLRMYTEDIGAMDDLLYTRQLEQIKMDAIARLPAQRQLIFKMSKMQGLSNQEIADHLGISVNTVRDQLVKASRFVRHFLYQHADITVLMAVFFHINRL; encoded by the coding sequence ATGTTGGAAGTAACCGATGAAATATTGTGCAGGCAGATAATGGAGAGAGATGAAGATGCCTTCCGGCAACTGTATGAAAAATACAGGGATCCCATTTATGGCTATACCCTGAAACTTTGCGGACTGCCGGAGATAGCTTCCGATGCCGTTCAGGAGGTGTTCATGAAAGTTTGGGCCAAGAAAGATACCCTCGACCCATCCCTGTCGATCAAAGCATATCTCTATAGCTGCACACGTAATTATGTATTTGATTATCTGAGAAGAGCCGTACACGATAGAAACTTCCGGGAGTATTTTCTCCGGATGTATACGGAAGATATCGGCGCTATGGATGACCTGCTCTACACCCGGCAGCTGGAGCAGATTAAAATGGATGCAATTGCACGCCTGCCCGCACAACGACAGCTTATTTTCAAGATGAGTAAAATGCAGGGGCTTTCAAATCAGGAAATAGCCGATCACCTGGGCATCTCTGTAAATACCGTCAGAGACCAGCTGGTGAAGGCTTCCCGCTTTGTCAGACATTTCCTGTATCAGCATGCTGATATCACTGTGCTGATGGCCGTTTTCTTTCATATCAACAGACTCTGA
- the yihA gene encoding ribosome biogenesis GTP-binding protein YihA/YsxC produces the protein MVIKSAEYLISSPDWEKCPKPVWPEYAFIGRSNVGKSSLINVLANNEKLAKTSGTPGKTQLINHFAINDSWYLVDLPGYGFAKRSLTQRRQWEKMIENYLRKRQNLVNVFVLIDSRHQPQKIDIDFVNQLGEWEIPFSLVFTKADKSTQAEVSRNVKTFLNKMKETWQFLPPHFVTSTVKKTGRDAILGYIEELNAQFRAIA, from the coding sequence ATGGTTATTAAATCGGCGGAATATCTTATCAGCAGCCCGGATTGGGAAAAATGTCCTAAACCCGTCTGGCCGGAATATGCGTTTATCGGCCGTTCTAATGTAGGTAAGTCTTCTTTGATCAATGTACTGGCCAATAATGAGAAATTAGCCAAAACTTCCGGAACCCCGGGAAAAACGCAGCTGATCAACCATTTCGCCATCAACGATTCCTGGTACCTCGTGGATCTGCCCGGCTATGGATTTGCTAAAAGAAGTCTGACCCAGCGCCGCCAATGGGAGAAAATGATTGAAAACTATCTGCGTAAACGCCAGAACCTCGTCAATGTATTTGTGCTGATCGATAGCCGTCACCAGCCACAGAAAATAGATATCGACTTTGTCAACCAGCTGGGCGAATGGGAAATCCCTTTCAGCCTGGTGTTTACCAAGGCCGATAAAAGCACGCAGGCGGAAGTAAGCCGCAATGTGAAAACATTTCTCAATAAAATGAAGGAAACCTGGCAGTTCCTGCCTCCCCATTTCGTCACCTCTACCGTGAAAAAAACAGGCAGGGACGCTATTCTTGGATACATTGAAGAGCTGAACGCACAGTTCAGGGCCATCGCCTGA
- a CDS encoding DNA mismatch repair protein MutS, whose product MQLDKTSYYDLSIFNREEEFSLFHRLDCTTTAGGREFLRHLFSNPLQDINAISNRQKMLQYILEMESSWPTVITNGTIVVVENYMEAQIEPISNTDGLGLYIEGTIKKTLYAPDFGFIKFSFTQLVLLLKGFRLLINGFNSDHAPKVLKTLLDRAQHLLTRKDFYDILKADEDGKLGFLDILRYDNYIRKRHRKVIQELVELYQQLDAYYAMAQAIKKFGLHFPSFAATNRPMIKATQLYHIILSSPVAYDVTLDENSHFMFLTGANMAGKTTFIKAVGVAVFLAHLGMGVPAAQMELSFFDGIFSNIQVQDNIFKGESYFYSEVLRIKNTILQINNGKNWLVLIDEMFKGTNVEDARNCSLAVIRGLLQSTNCLFILSTHLYEIAEDLSSEKRIQFKYFESNVIDDDLHFTYILRDGIAKEKIGYLILKREKVLDLLKEIR is encoded by the coding sequence ATGCAACTGGACAAAACATCCTATTACGACCTGTCGATCTTCAACCGGGAGGAAGAATTTTCGCTTTTTCACCGGCTTGATTGCACTACTACAGCCGGCGGCCGGGAGTTCCTTCGCCATCTGTTCAGCAATCCGTTACAGGACATCAATGCCATCTCCAACCGGCAAAAAATGCTGCAGTATATTCTGGAAATGGAAAGCAGCTGGCCTACTGTTATTACCAACGGCACTATTGTAGTAGTAGAAAACTACATGGAAGCCCAGATAGAACCTATATCCAATACCGATGGGCTGGGACTGTATATAGAAGGCACCATCAAAAAAACACTGTACGCGCCGGATTTTGGCTTTATCAAATTCTCCTTCACTCAACTTGTTCTGTTACTGAAAGGATTTCGTTTACTCATCAACGGGTTTAATTCGGATCATGCGCCGAAAGTGCTGAAAACGCTACTGGACAGGGCGCAACACCTGCTTACGCGAAAGGATTTCTACGATATTCTGAAAGCAGACGAGGATGGAAAGCTGGGCTTCCTGGATATATTGCGATACGATAACTACATCCGGAAAAGGCACCGGAAAGTAATCCAGGAGCTGGTGGAGCTGTATCAGCAACTGGACGCATATTACGCCATGGCCCAGGCTATTAAAAAATTCGGCCTGCATTTTCCTTCGTTCGCTGCTACCAACCGGCCGATGATCAAGGCTACGCAGCTGTATCATATCATTCTTTCTTCGCCTGTTGCCTATGATGTAACGCTGGACGAAAACAGCCATTTCATGTTTCTTACAGGCGCCAACATGGCTGGAAAAACTACCTTTATCAAAGCCGTGGGGGTAGCTGTATTCCTGGCACATCTCGGAATGGGCGTGCCGGCAGCACAAATGGAACTCAGTTTCTTCGATGGTATCTTCAGTAACATACAGGTACAGGATAACATATTCAAAGGTGAAAGTTATTTCTACAGCGAAGTACTGCGTATTAAAAACACTATTCTGCAGATCAATAACGGAAAGAACTGGCTGGTACTGATAGATGAGATGTTTAAAGGTACCAATGTGGAAGATGCCAGAAACTGCTCACTGGCCGTTATCCGCGGCCTGTTACAGAGTACTAACTGCCTGTTTATACTTTCTACTCACCTCTATGAAATTGCCGAAGACCTCAGCAGCGAAAAAAGAATACAGTTCAAATATTTTGAATCCAACGTAATAGATGATGACCTGCATTTTACCTATATTTTGAGAGATGGGATAGCGAAAGAGAAAATCGGATACCTCATTCTGAAGCGGGAGAAAGTGCTGGATCTGCTCAAAGAGATCCGATAA
- the ubiE gene encoding bifunctional demethylmenaquinone methyltransferase/2-methoxy-6-polyprenyl-1,4-benzoquinol methylase UbiE: MSENANVQKIVPFEGSKLSKKEQIATMFDDIAFRYDFLNHFMSLGIDIIWRKKALGYLKSLQPKLMLDVATGTGDFAIMAEKRLRPEKIVGIDISDGMLANGREKIRKLGLSDKITLQNGDSETISFPDQTFDAITVAFGVRNFEHLEKGLSEMLRVLKPGGKLVILEFSNPTVFPIKQLYNSYFRYIVPLIGKFIAKSQAAYSYLPESVKAFPQGEAMRTILTNVGFQAVTCKTLTFGICSIYCATR, encoded by the coding sequence ATGTCAGAAAATGCAAATGTTCAGAAGATTGTTCCCTTTGAAGGGTCAAAATTAAGCAAGAAGGAGCAGATAGCGACCATGTTCGATGATATTGCCTTCCGGTACGACTTTCTCAACCATTTTATGTCGCTCGGAATCGATATTATCTGGCGTAAGAAAGCCCTGGGGTATCTAAAGTCGCTGCAGCCCAAGCTGATGCTGGATGTGGCTACCGGAACCGGTGATTTTGCCATCATGGCTGAAAAGCGCCTGCGCCCGGAAAAGATAGTGGGCATCGATATTTCTGACGGCATGCTGGCAAATGGCCGGGAAAAGATCCGGAAACTGGGTCTGAGTGATAAAATTACCCTTCAGAACGGTGACAGTGAAACAATAAGTTTTCCTGACCAGACGTTTGATGCGATAACTGTGGCTTTTGGCGTAAGGAATTTTGAGCACCTGGAAAAGGGATTATCCGAGATGTTGCGCGTATTAAAGCCGGGGGGTAAACTGGTGATCCTGGAGTTTTCCAATCCAACAGTTTTTCCCATTAAACAATTATATAATTCGTATTTTCGTTATATAGTACCCCTGATTGGAAAATTTATAGCCAAAAGCCAGGCGGCTTACAGCTATCTACCTGAATCTGTGAAAGCGTTTCCGCAGGGTGAAGCAATGAGAACCATTTTAACTAACGTAGGTTTCCAGGCCGTTACATGCAAAACGCTTACATTCGGCATATGTTCCATTTATTGCGCTACGCGCTGA
- a CDS encoding dihydroorotase, producing the protein MQNYLIKNISVVNEGRTTVQDVWIKDSRIEKIAPNITVSGNYTEINGEGKHLLPGVIDDQVHFREPGLTHKATIYSESRAAVAGGTTSFMEMPNTKPAALTQELLEDKYTIASQHSLANYSFFMGAANDNVEEILKTNTKKETVCGVKIFMGSSTGNMLVDNYLTLETVFANSELLIATHCEDEKIIRANMEAFQREKGDRLTAADHPLIRSVEACFESSLVAIQFAQKHDARLHILHISTAKELQLFGNMLPLAEKRITAEVCVHHLHFTADDYAQYGNLIKCNPAIKAAENKTALWQGLLDDRLDIIATDHAPHTREEKQLPYMQAPSGVPLVQHSLLLMLEHVKQGDISLEKVVEKMSHAPAICFQIKERGFLREGYYADCVIADLRGQTQVDKQNIYYQCGWSPFEGHTFPAAITHTFVSGHLAYENGVFNENEKGKRLLFSR; encoded by the coding sequence ATGCAGAACTACCTTATCAAAAATATATCCGTGGTAAACGAAGGGCGCACCACGGTTCAGGATGTATGGATCAAAGACAGCCGGATTGAAAAAATAGCACCTAATATCACTGTCAGCGGCAATTACACGGAAATAAACGGAGAAGGTAAGCACCTGCTTCCGGGGGTTATAGATGACCAGGTACATTTCCGGGAGCCGGGCCTGACGCATAAGGCCACTATTTACTCAGAGTCGAGGGCTGCTGTAGCTGGCGGCACCACCAGTTTTATGGAAATGCCGAATACCAAGCCGGCAGCGCTTACGCAGGAGTTGCTGGAAGACAAATATACCATTGCATCTCAACACTCATTGGCCAACTACTCCTTTTTCATGGGAGCAGCCAATGATAATGTGGAAGAAATACTGAAAACAAATACAAAAAAGGAAACGGTGTGCGGGGTGAAGATCTTCATGGGATCTTCTACCGGCAATATGCTGGTAGATAACTACCTCACACTGGAAACCGTTTTCGCTAACAGTGAGCTGCTGATTGCTACTCACTGCGAGGATGAGAAAATTATAAGGGCCAATATGGAAGCTTTCCAGCGGGAAAAGGGGGATCGGCTCACAGCGGCCGATCATCCCCTGATACGAAGTGTGGAAGCCTGTTTTGAGTCATCGCTGGTAGCCATCCAGTTTGCGCAGAAACATGATGCCCGTTTGCATATCCTGCACATCTCCACAGCAAAGGAGCTGCAGCTGTTCGGGAATATGTTGCCACTGGCGGAAAAACGGATCACTGCAGAAGTTTGCGTGCATCATCTCCATTTCACAGCCGACGATTATGCGCAATATGGCAACCTGATCAAATGTAATCCTGCTATCAAAGCAGCAGAAAATAAAACAGCATTATGGCAGGGCCTACTCGACGACCGGCTGGATATCATTGCGACCGACCATGCGCCTCATACCCGGGAAGAAAAGCAACTCCCCTATATGCAGGCTCCATCAGGGGTTCCGCTTGTACAACACAGCCTGCTGCTGATGCTGGAACATGTGAAACAAGGCGATATCAGTCTCGAAAAAGTAGTAGAAAAGATGAGCCATGCTCCCGCTATCTGCTTCCAGATAAAAGAAAGAGGATTCCTGCGGGAAGGCTATTACGCTGATTGTGTAATTGCCGACCTCCGCGGACAAACGCAGGTAGATAAACAAAATATCTACTATCAATGCGGCTGGAGCCCATTTGAAGGCCATACTTTCCCTGCGGCCATCACGCATACATTTGTAAGTGGTCATCTGGCTTACGAAAACGGCGTTTTCAATGAGAATGAGAAGGGGAAAAGATTACTGTTCAGCAGATAG
- a CDS encoding outer membrane beta-barrel protein has protein sequence MFHLLRYALIFILLAGSLPIMAQRTNLNMEEHDAKPYYFGITLAANQSYFKLEHSPAFLATDSIMIAEPLKTMGFNLGLLANARLSEHFDLRFNPQLIFASKNLYYRDTYPKPQDTDKKIESILLSFPLQVKFKSDRIGNMRVYTIAGLKYDYDLASNARLRRAEDLVKIRKSDYGYEVGAGFEFYFESFIFAPEFKISNGFGNVHVKDPNLRYSNVIDKLQSRMFVFSIHLEG, from the coding sequence ATGTTCCATTTATTGCGCTACGCGCTGATTTTCATATTATTAGCTGGTTCGCTCCCGATTATGGCGCAGCGTACCAACCTGAATATGGAGGAACATGATGCAAAGCCCTATTATTTTGGTATTACGCTGGCAGCCAACCAGTCGTATTTTAAACTGGAGCATTCGCCGGCCTTCCTGGCTACTGATTCCATTATGATAGCCGAGCCCCTTAAAACAATGGGGTTCAACCTGGGGTTACTGGCTAATGCCAGGCTCAGTGAGCATTTCGACCTTCGCTTTAATCCTCAGCTGATCTTTGCTTCCAAGAACCTGTATTACCGGGACACCTATCCCAAGCCACAGGATACTGATAAGAAGATAGAATCCATACTGCTGAGTTTCCCATTACAGGTCAAATTCAAATCGGACCGCATCGGCAATATGCGGGTGTATACCATTGCCGGTCTTAAATACGACTACGACCTTGCCTCCAACGCGCGCCTGCGCCGGGCGGAAGATCTGGTAAAGATCCGCAAAAGCGACTACGGCTATGAAGTGGGCGCCGGCTTCGAATTCTACTTTGAAAGCTTCATTTTTGCCCCTGAATTCAAGATCAGCAACGGGTTTGGCAATGTACACGTAAAAGATCCCAACCTGCGGTATTCAAATGTGATAGATAAGTTACAGTCGAGGATGTTTGTGTTTTCGATACACCTCGAAGGGTAA